A genomic stretch from Setaria italica strain Yugu1 chromosome VII, Setaria_italica_v2.0, whole genome shotgun sequence includes:
- the LOC101786919 gene encoding probable LRR receptor-like serine/threonine-protein kinase At1g56140 isoform X10, protein MNALSGSVPKELGKLVNLIALGISINNLNGSLPPELGNMVKLEQLYIDSSGLSGPLPPSFSKLTSLKTLWASDNDFTGQIPDYIGSLSNLSDLRFQGNSFQGPLPTTLSNLVQLTSLRIGDIVNGSSSLAFISNMTSLNTLVLRNCRISDNLASVNFSQFAKLSLLDLSFNNITGQVPQALLNLNILSFLFLGNNSLSGSLPSSIGTSLKNLDFSYNQLSGNFPSWVSPNLTLNLVANNFVVSNSNNSVLLPSGLECLQRDTPCFLGSPQTTSFAVDCGSSSSMSGSDGSVYLPDDANLGPASYYVTGAPTWGVSNVGRFMEAFERDYIIQSSNASYTVYTSTRLFRNTPDSELFQRARMSPSSLRYFGIGLENGNYVVTLQFAEISFEDSRTWQSLGKRVFDIYIQGERKEQNFDIRKEARGSYAAVQKQYIIPVTRNFLEIHLFWAGKGTCCIPTQGHYGPLISALSVTPAPNAARKRSKNKTGAIVGAAVGAVVVGLIVLTGLYVRRQKSRKLSLEQQDLYNTVGRPNLFTYSYGELKTASENFNSSNFLGEGGYGSVYKGKLSDGSVVAVKLLSETSRQGKKQFITEIETISQVQHRNLVKLYGCCLEGNNPLLVYEYLDNGSLDKALFGNGRLNLDWPTRFEICLGIARGLAYLHEESSIRVVHRDIKASNVLLDANLNSKISDFGLAKLYDDKNTHISTKVAGTFGYLAPEYAMRGHMSEKVDVFAFGVVILETIAGRPNYDGRLGEDKAYLLEWVLLLWTLLWAEPTGGAASRRQQQLRHVRRLICWIRWQEVWQLYEDDHPLDVTDPRLTEFNSEEVLRAIRVGLLCIQSSPRQRPPMSRVVSMLVGDIEVPEAVTKPSYVIEWQSNAMGTSSSEPGAEAMSLSSVIDEGR, encoded by the exons ATGAATGCATTATCTGGATCTGTTCCAAAGGAGCTTGGGAAGCTTGTGAATCTCATAGCGCT GGGCATAAGCATAAACAACTTAAATGGATCCCTTCCTCCCGAACTGGGTAACATGGTTAAACTTGAGCAACT ATATATTGACAGCTCTGGCTTAAGTGGTCCACTACCACCATCATTTTCTAAGCTTACAAGCCTGAAAACATT GTGGGCATCAGATAATGATTTTACTGGGCAAATACCAGATTACATTGGGAGCCTCAGTAATTTATCAGATCT ACGGTTTCAAGGCAATTCATTTCAAGGTCCACTTCCAACCACTCTTTCTAATCTTGTCCAACTGACAAGCTT ACGAATAGGTGACATAGTAAATGGAAGTTCTTCACTGGCATTCATCAGTAACATGACATCTTTAAACACCTT AGTTTTGAGGAACTGCAGGATATCTGATAACCTGGCATCAGTAAACTTTTCACAGTTTGCAAAATTAAGCCTACT GGATTTGAGTTTTAACAATATCACTGGCCAAGTACCACAAGCTCTGCTGAATCTGAATATACTCAGCTTCTT GTTTCTCGGGAATAATAGTCTTTCAGGAAGCCTTCCAAGTTCTATAGGAACTTCTCTTAAAAACTT AGACTTTTCCTACAACCAGCTATCAGGAAACTTTCCCTCCTGGGTTAGTCCGAATTTGACATT GAATTTGGTGGCAAACAATTTCGTGGTCAGCAACTCCAATAACAG TGTCTTATTACCTTCGGGGCTGGAGTGCCTTCAGCGAGACACACCCTGCTTTCTTGGCTCTCCACAAA CTACCTCCTTTGCTGTGGACTGCGGGAGCAGTAGTTCAATGTCAGGATCAGATGGTTCCGTGTATCTGCCTGATGATGCCAATCTTGGACCTGCATCCTATTATGTTACAGGAGCACCAACATGGGGTGTTAGCAATGTTGGGAGGTTCATGGAGGCATTTGAAAGAGATTACATAATACAAAGCTCAAATGCAAGTTACACAGTATACACCTCAACACGCCTGTTTCGGAATACCCCAGATTCAGAACTGTTCCAGAGAGCAAGGATGTCGCCTTCGTCTTTAAGATACTTTGGCATTGGACTTGAGAACGGAAACTATGTAGTAACGCTTCAATTTGCAGAGATTAGCTTTGAGGACTCACGGACTTGGCAAAGTTTAGGTAAAAGAGTTTTTGATATCTATATACAG GGTGAGCGGAAGGAGCAGAACTTTGACATAAGAAAGGAAGCAAGAGGATCTTACGCTGCTGTCCAGAAGCAATATATTATTCCTGTCACTAGAAACTTCCTTGAAATTCATCTGTTCTGGGCTGGCAAGGGCACTTGTTGCATCCCTACTCAAGGCCACTACGGGCCTTTAATCTCAGCTTTGAGTGTAACTCCAG CACCTAATGCTGCTCGGAAGAGAAGTAAGAATAAAACAGGTGCAATTGTTGGAGCTGCGGTTGGTGCAGTAGTTGTAGGACTAATAGTGCTCACTGGACTGTATGTCCGGAGGCAGAAAAGTAGAAAACTGTCTTTGGAGCAACAAG ACCTGTACAATACTGTTGGAAGACCTAATTTATTCACTTACAGTTATGGTGAACTAAAGACCGCTAGTGAAAATTTTAATTCCAGTAACTTTCTCGGCGAAGGAGGGTATGGGTCAGTTTATAAG GGTAAATTATCCGATGGAAGTGTAGTGGCAGTAAAACTACTATCTGAAACATCCCGTCAGGGGAAGAAGCAATTCATAACAGAAATAGAAACTATTTCTCAAGTGCAACACCGTAATCTCGTGAAGTTGTATGGTTGCTGCCTTGAAGGCAATAACCCATTGTTGGTTTACGAGTATCTAGACAACGGAAGCCTTGATAAAGCATTGTTCG GAAATGGGAGATTGAACCTGGACTGGCCAACACGCTTTGAGATATGTTTGGGCATTGCAAGAGGCCTGGCTTACCTCCATGAAGAGTCTAGCATCCGTGTTGTGCATAGGGATATAAAGGCTAGTAATGTCTTACTTGATGCCAATCTTAATTCTAAGATATCTGATTTTGGTCTCGCCAAACTTTATGATGACAAGAACACGCATATCAGCACAAAAGTTGCTGGTACATT TGGATATCTTGCACCTGAGTACGCCATGAGAGGTCATATGAGTGAGAAAGTTGATGTGTTTGCTTTTGGTGTGGTCATATTGGAGACTATAGCTGGAAGGCCAAACTATGATGGTAGGCTTGGTGAAGACAAAGCATATCTTTTAGAATGG GTATTATTGTTGTGGACGCTTTTGTGGGCTGAACCTACAGGCGGCGCAGCAAGCCGGCGCCAGCAACAGCTCCGGCATGTTAGGCGCCTGATTTGTTGGATAAGATGGCAGGAG GTCTGGCAACTTTACGAGGACGACCATCCTCTGGACGTCACAGACCCTAGGCTCACAGAATTCAACAGCGAAGAGGTGCTCCGTGCCATCCGCGTTGGCCTCCTCTGCATCCAAAGCTCACCTCGGCAGCGCCCGCCCATGTCGAGGGTGGTGTCGATGCTCGTCGGGGACATTGAGGTGCCCGAGGCGGTTACTAAGCCCAGTTACGTCATCGAGTGGCAGAGCAACGCCATGGGGACGTCGAGCTCGGAGCCGGGGGCGGAGGCCATGTCCCTGAGCTCCGTCATCGATGAAGGCCGGTGA
- the LOC101786919 gene encoding probable LRR receptor-like serine/threonine-protein kinase At1g56130 isoform X4 — translation MRRPGPSSSCRHGSAALPTLLLLLLLLAASAQAQQARTRTDPVEADALKGVFDKLGSRLWPSWFSGVDPCAGAATDDTDVDNDPKMNPGIKCDCTYQNNTVCHITRLKMYALNLAGPIPEELRNLTHLTSLNLMQNYLTGPIPSFLGELTALQYLSLAMNALSGSVPKELGKLVNLIALGISINNLNGSLPPELGNMVKLEQLYIDSSGLSGPLPPSFSKLTSLKTLWASDNDFTGQIPDYIGSLSNLSDLRFQGNSFQGPLPTTLSNLVQLTSLRIGDIVNGSSSLAFISNMTSLNTLVLRNCRISDNLASVNFSQFAKLSLLDLSFNNITGQVPQALLNLNILSFLFLGNNSLSGSLPSSIGTSLKNLDFSYNQLSGNFPSWVSPNLTLNLVANNFVVSNSNNSVLLPSGLECLQRDTPCFLGSPQTTSFAVDCGSSSSMSGSDGSVYLPDDANLGPASYYVTGAPTWGVSNVGRFMEAFERDYIIQSSNASYTVYTSTRLFRNTPDSELFQRARMSPSSLRYFGIGLENGNYVVTLQFAEISFEDSRTWQSLGKRVFDIYIQGERKEQNFDIRKEARGSYAAVQKQYIIPVTRNFLEIHLFWAGKGTCCIPTQGHYGPLISALSVTPAPNAARKRSKNKTGAIVGAAVGAVVVGLIVLTGLYVRRQKSRKLSLEQQDLYNTVGRPNLFTYSYGELKTASENFNSSNFLGEGGYGSVYKGKLSDGSVVAVKLLSETSRQGKKQFITEIETISQVQHRNLVKLYGCCLEGNNPLLVYEYLDNGSLDKALFGNGRLNLDWPTRFEICLGIARGLAYLHEESSIRVVHRDIKASNVLLDANLNSKISDFGLAKLYDDKNTHISTKVAGTFGYLAPEYAMRGHMSEKVDVFAFGVVILETIAGRPNYDGRLGEDKAYLLEWVLLLWTLLWAEPTGGAASRRQQQLRHVRRLICWIRWQEVWQLYEDDHPLDVTDPRLTEFNSEEVLRAIRVGLLCIQSSPRQRPPMSRVVSMLVGDIEVPEAVTKPSYVIEWQSNAMGTSSSEPGAEAMSLSSVIDEGR, via the exons ATGAGGAGGCCTGGACCCAGCAGTTCGTGCCGCCATGGCTCTGCTGCGCTCCCgacgttgctgctgctgctgcttcttctagCTGCATCTGCGCAAGCTCAGCAAGCGAGGACAAGGACCGATCCGGTTGAAG CGGATGCGCTGAAGGGGGTGTTTGACAAACTCGGGAGCAGACTGTGGCCATCTTGGTTCAGCGGCGTCGACCCTTGCGCCGGCGCGGCCACGGACGACACCGACGTCGACAATGACCCAAAAATGAACCCGGGAATCAAATGCGACTGCACGTACCAGAACAACACCGTCTGCCACATCACCAGGCT GAAAATGTACGCATTGAATCTGGCAGGTCCTATACCAGAAGAGCTGAGGAACCTCACGCACTTGACCAGTTT GAACTTAATGCAAAATTACTTAACAGGGCCTATACCATCGTTCCTTGGGGAACTGACTGCTTTGCAATACTT GAGTCTTGCAATGAATGCATTATCTGGATCTGTTCCAAAGGAGCTTGGGAAGCTTGTGAATCTCATAGCGCT GGGCATAAGCATAAACAACTTAAATGGATCCCTTCCTCCCGAACTGGGTAACATGGTTAAACTTGAGCAACT ATATATTGACAGCTCTGGCTTAAGTGGTCCACTACCACCATCATTTTCTAAGCTTACAAGCCTGAAAACATT GTGGGCATCAGATAATGATTTTACTGGGCAAATACCAGATTACATTGGGAGCCTCAGTAATTTATCAGATCT ACGGTTTCAAGGCAATTCATTTCAAGGTCCACTTCCAACCACTCTTTCTAATCTTGTCCAACTGACAAGCTT ACGAATAGGTGACATAGTAAATGGAAGTTCTTCACTGGCATTCATCAGTAACATGACATCTTTAAACACCTT AGTTTTGAGGAACTGCAGGATATCTGATAACCTGGCATCAGTAAACTTTTCACAGTTTGCAAAATTAAGCCTACT GGATTTGAGTTTTAACAATATCACTGGCCAAGTACCACAAGCTCTGCTGAATCTGAATATACTCAGCTTCTT GTTTCTCGGGAATAATAGTCTTTCAGGAAGCCTTCCAAGTTCTATAGGAACTTCTCTTAAAAACTT AGACTTTTCCTACAACCAGCTATCAGGAAACTTTCCCTCCTGGGTTAGTCCGAATTTGACATT GAATTTGGTGGCAAACAATTTCGTGGTCAGCAACTCCAATAACAG TGTCTTATTACCTTCGGGGCTGGAGTGCCTTCAGCGAGACACACCCTGCTTTCTTGGCTCTCCACAAA CTACCTCCTTTGCTGTGGACTGCGGGAGCAGTAGTTCAATGTCAGGATCAGATGGTTCCGTGTATCTGCCTGATGATGCCAATCTTGGACCTGCATCCTATTATGTTACAGGAGCACCAACATGGGGTGTTAGCAATGTTGGGAGGTTCATGGAGGCATTTGAAAGAGATTACATAATACAAAGCTCAAATGCAAGTTACACAGTATACACCTCAACACGCCTGTTTCGGAATACCCCAGATTCAGAACTGTTCCAGAGAGCAAGGATGTCGCCTTCGTCTTTAAGATACTTTGGCATTGGACTTGAGAACGGAAACTATGTAGTAACGCTTCAATTTGCAGAGATTAGCTTTGAGGACTCACGGACTTGGCAAAGTTTAGGTAAAAGAGTTTTTGATATCTATATACAG GGTGAGCGGAAGGAGCAGAACTTTGACATAAGAAAGGAAGCAAGAGGATCTTACGCTGCTGTCCAGAAGCAATATATTATTCCTGTCACTAGAAACTTCCTTGAAATTCATCTGTTCTGGGCTGGCAAGGGCACTTGTTGCATCCCTACTCAAGGCCACTACGGGCCTTTAATCTCAGCTTTGAGTGTAACTCCAG CACCTAATGCTGCTCGGAAGAGAAGTAAGAATAAAACAGGTGCAATTGTTGGAGCTGCGGTTGGTGCAGTAGTTGTAGGACTAATAGTGCTCACTGGACTGTATGTCCGGAGGCAGAAAAGTAGAAAACTGTCTTTGGAGCAACAAG ACCTGTACAATACTGTTGGAAGACCTAATTTATTCACTTACAGTTATGGTGAACTAAAGACCGCTAGTGAAAATTTTAATTCCAGTAACTTTCTCGGCGAAGGAGGGTATGGGTCAGTTTATAAG GGTAAATTATCCGATGGAAGTGTAGTGGCAGTAAAACTACTATCTGAAACATCCCGTCAGGGGAAGAAGCAATTCATAACAGAAATAGAAACTATTTCTCAAGTGCAACACCGTAATCTCGTGAAGTTGTATGGTTGCTGCCTTGAAGGCAATAACCCATTGTTGGTTTACGAGTATCTAGACAACGGAAGCCTTGATAAAGCATTGTTCG GAAATGGGAGATTGAACCTGGACTGGCCAACACGCTTTGAGATATGTTTGGGCATTGCAAGAGGCCTGGCTTACCTCCATGAAGAGTCTAGCATCCGTGTTGTGCATAGGGATATAAAGGCTAGTAATGTCTTACTTGATGCCAATCTTAATTCTAAGATATCTGATTTTGGTCTCGCCAAACTTTATGATGACAAGAACACGCATATCAGCACAAAAGTTGCTGGTACATT TGGATATCTTGCACCTGAGTACGCCATGAGAGGTCATATGAGTGAGAAAGTTGATGTGTTTGCTTTTGGTGTGGTCATATTGGAGACTATAGCTGGAAGGCCAAACTATGATGGTAGGCTTGGTGAAGACAAAGCATATCTTTTAGAATGG GTATTATTGTTGTGGACGCTTTTGTGGGCTGAACCTACAGGCGGCGCAGCAAGCCGGCGCCAGCAACAGCTCCGGCATGTTAGGCGCCTGATTTGTTGGATAAGATGGCAGGAG GTCTGGCAACTTTACGAGGACGACCATCCTCTGGACGTCACAGACCCTAGGCTCACAGAATTCAACAGCGAAGAGGTGCTCCGTGCCATCCGCGTTGGCCTCCTCTGCATCCAAAGCTCACCTCGGCAGCGCCCGCCCATGTCGAGGGTGGTGTCGATGCTCGTCGGGGACATTGAGGTGCCCGAGGCGGTTACTAAGCCCAGTTACGTCATCGAGTGGCAGAGCAACGCCATGGGGACGTCGAGCTCGGAGCCGGGGGCGGAGGCCATGTCCCTGAGCTCCGTCATCGATGAAGGCCGGTGA
- the LOC101786919 gene encoding probable LRR receptor-like serine/threonine-protein kinase At1g56140 isoform X6, with amino-acid sequence MRRPGPSSSCRHGSAALPTLLLLLLLLAASAQAQQARTRTDPVEDVQTSGPVGSGTSLARHGNFLPRIICPARQADALKGVFDKLGSRLWPSWFSGVDPCAGAATDDTDVDNDPKMNPGIKCDCTYQNNTVCHITRLKMYALNLAGPIPEELRNLTHLTSLGISINNLNGSLPPELGNMVKLEQLYIDSSGLSGPLPPSFSKLTSLKTLWASDNDFTGQIPDYIGSLSNLSDLRFQGNSFQGPLPTTLSNLVQLTSLRIGDIVNGSSSLAFISNMTSLNTLVLRNCRISDNLASVNFSQFAKLSLLDLSFNNITGQVPQALLNLNILSFLFLGNNSLSGSLPSSIGTSLKNLDFSYNQLSGNFPSWVSPNLTLNLVANNFVVSNSNNSVLLPSGLECLQRDTPCFLGSPQTTSFAVDCGSSSSMSGSDGSVYLPDDANLGPASYYVTGAPTWGVSNVGRFMEAFERDYIIQSSNASYTVYTSTRLFRNTPDSELFQRARMSPSSLRYFGIGLENGNYVVTLQFAEISFEDSRTWQSLGKRVFDIYIQGERKEQNFDIRKEARGSYAAVQKQYIIPVTRNFLEIHLFWAGKGTCCIPTQGHYGPLISALSVTPAPNAARKRSKNKTGAIVGAAVGAVVVGLIVLTGLYVRRQKSRKLSLEQQDLYNTVGRPNLFTYSYGELKTASENFNSSNFLGEGGYGSVYKGKLSDGSVVAVKLLSETSRQGKKQFITEIETISQVQHRNLVKLYGCCLEGNNPLLVYEYLDNGSLDKALFGNGRLNLDWPTRFEICLGIARGLAYLHEESSIRVVHRDIKASNVLLDANLNSKISDFGLAKLYDDKNTHISTKVAGTFGYLAPEYAMRGHMSEKVDVFAFGVVILETIAGRPNYDGRLGEDKAYLLEWVLLLWTLLWAEPTGGAASRRQQQLRHVRRLICWIRWQEVWQLYEDDHPLDVTDPRLTEFNSEEVLRAIRVGLLCIQSSPRQRPPMSRVVSMLVGDIEVPEAVTKPSYVIEWQSNAMGTSSSEPGAEAMSLSSVIDEGR; translated from the exons ATGAGGAGGCCTGGACCCAGCAGTTCGTGCCGCCATGGCTCTGCTGCGCTCCCgacgttgctgctgctgctgcttcttctagCTGCATCTGCGCAAGCTCAGCAAGCGAGGACAAGGACCGATCCGGTTGAAG ATGTCCAAACGAGCGGTCCAGTAGGGTCCGGCACGAGCCTGGCAAGGCACGGTAATTTTCTTCCAAGAATCATCTGCCCGGCAAGGCAAG CGGATGCGCTGAAGGGGGTGTTTGACAAACTCGGGAGCAGACTGTGGCCATCTTGGTTCAGCGGCGTCGACCCTTGCGCCGGCGCGGCCACGGACGACACCGACGTCGACAATGACCCAAAAATGAACCCGGGAATCAAATGCGACTGCACGTACCAGAACAACACCGTCTGCCACATCACCAGGCT GAAAATGTACGCATTGAATCTGGCAGGTCCTATACCAGAAGAGCTGAGGAACCTCACGCACTTGACCAGTTT GGGCATAAGCATAAACAACTTAAATGGATCCCTTCCTCCCGAACTGGGTAACATGGTTAAACTTGAGCAACT ATATATTGACAGCTCTGGCTTAAGTGGTCCACTACCACCATCATTTTCTAAGCTTACAAGCCTGAAAACATT GTGGGCATCAGATAATGATTTTACTGGGCAAATACCAGATTACATTGGGAGCCTCAGTAATTTATCAGATCT ACGGTTTCAAGGCAATTCATTTCAAGGTCCACTTCCAACCACTCTTTCTAATCTTGTCCAACTGACAAGCTT ACGAATAGGTGACATAGTAAATGGAAGTTCTTCACTGGCATTCATCAGTAACATGACATCTTTAAACACCTT AGTTTTGAGGAACTGCAGGATATCTGATAACCTGGCATCAGTAAACTTTTCACAGTTTGCAAAATTAAGCCTACT GGATTTGAGTTTTAACAATATCACTGGCCAAGTACCACAAGCTCTGCTGAATCTGAATATACTCAGCTTCTT GTTTCTCGGGAATAATAGTCTTTCAGGAAGCCTTCCAAGTTCTATAGGAACTTCTCTTAAAAACTT AGACTTTTCCTACAACCAGCTATCAGGAAACTTTCCCTCCTGGGTTAGTCCGAATTTGACATT GAATTTGGTGGCAAACAATTTCGTGGTCAGCAACTCCAATAACAG TGTCTTATTACCTTCGGGGCTGGAGTGCCTTCAGCGAGACACACCCTGCTTTCTTGGCTCTCCACAAA CTACCTCCTTTGCTGTGGACTGCGGGAGCAGTAGTTCAATGTCAGGATCAGATGGTTCCGTGTATCTGCCTGATGATGCCAATCTTGGACCTGCATCCTATTATGTTACAGGAGCACCAACATGGGGTGTTAGCAATGTTGGGAGGTTCATGGAGGCATTTGAAAGAGATTACATAATACAAAGCTCAAATGCAAGTTACACAGTATACACCTCAACACGCCTGTTTCGGAATACCCCAGATTCAGAACTGTTCCAGAGAGCAAGGATGTCGCCTTCGTCTTTAAGATACTTTGGCATTGGACTTGAGAACGGAAACTATGTAGTAACGCTTCAATTTGCAGAGATTAGCTTTGAGGACTCACGGACTTGGCAAAGTTTAGGTAAAAGAGTTTTTGATATCTATATACAG GGTGAGCGGAAGGAGCAGAACTTTGACATAAGAAAGGAAGCAAGAGGATCTTACGCTGCTGTCCAGAAGCAATATATTATTCCTGTCACTAGAAACTTCCTTGAAATTCATCTGTTCTGGGCTGGCAAGGGCACTTGTTGCATCCCTACTCAAGGCCACTACGGGCCTTTAATCTCAGCTTTGAGTGTAACTCCAG CACCTAATGCTGCTCGGAAGAGAAGTAAGAATAAAACAGGTGCAATTGTTGGAGCTGCGGTTGGTGCAGTAGTTGTAGGACTAATAGTGCTCACTGGACTGTATGTCCGGAGGCAGAAAAGTAGAAAACTGTCTTTGGAGCAACAAG ACCTGTACAATACTGTTGGAAGACCTAATTTATTCACTTACAGTTATGGTGAACTAAAGACCGCTAGTGAAAATTTTAATTCCAGTAACTTTCTCGGCGAAGGAGGGTATGGGTCAGTTTATAAG GGTAAATTATCCGATGGAAGTGTAGTGGCAGTAAAACTACTATCTGAAACATCCCGTCAGGGGAAGAAGCAATTCATAACAGAAATAGAAACTATTTCTCAAGTGCAACACCGTAATCTCGTGAAGTTGTATGGTTGCTGCCTTGAAGGCAATAACCCATTGTTGGTTTACGAGTATCTAGACAACGGAAGCCTTGATAAAGCATTGTTCG GAAATGGGAGATTGAACCTGGACTGGCCAACACGCTTTGAGATATGTTTGGGCATTGCAAGAGGCCTGGCTTACCTCCATGAAGAGTCTAGCATCCGTGTTGTGCATAGGGATATAAAGGCTAGTAATGTCTTACTTGATGCCAATCTTAATTCTAAGATATCTGATTTTGGTCTCGCCAAACTTTATGATGACAAGAACACGCATATCAGCACAAAAGTTGCTGGTACATT TGGATATCTTGCACCTGAGTACGCCATGAGAGGTCATATGAGTGAGAAAGTTGATGTGTTTGCTTTTGGTGTGGTCATATTGGAGACTATAGCTGGAAGGCCAAACTATGATGGTAGGCTTGGTGAAGACAAAGCATATCTTTTAGAATGG GTATTATTGTTGTGGACGCTTTTGTGGGCTGAACCTACAGGCGGCGCAGCAAGCCGGCGCCAGCAACAGCTCCGGCATGTTAGGCGCCTGATTTGTTGGATAAGATGGCAGGAG GTCTGGCAACTTTACGAGGACGACCATCCTCTGGACGTCACAGACCCTAGGCTCACAGAATTCAACAGCGAAGAGGTGCTCCGTGCCATCCGCGTTGGCCTCCTCTGCATCCAAAGCTCACCTCGGCAGCGCCCGCCCATGTCGAGGGTGGTGTCGATGCTCGTCGGGGACATTGAGGTGCCCGAGGCGGTTACTAAGCCCAGTTACGTCATCGAGTGGCAGAGCAACGCCATGGGGACGTCGAGCTCGGAGCCGGGGGCGGAGGCCATGTCCCTGAGCTCCGTCATCGATGAAGGCCGGTGA